Genomic window (Daucus carota subsp. sativus chromosome 5, DH1 v3.0, whole genome shotgun sequence):
CAAACACCGCTTAACACCAGCATATAATAACACATAGCTttcaaaatatgaaataattattCACGATTTCATTTAATTTAGGCAAATCCTACTTTAGAGTTAAAATACAAAACCTGACAATTATAACCAATAAACAGATCTCCTATCTCTTCACACTGCCTTTACTCCCCAATTTCAGTATTTCACTCTTGCCTACAATGTTATGttattattgtttaaattaaacTTACTTTTACATGATTAACTTATAATGTAAATTTAATTCTTATGGCTTCACTTTTCTTATTCGAAAAACCAAATACAATATATATCTGGTCATATATACATGTGGGGAAAACTCAACACACTTCTATGCACAGGTCAGAAAATCTAAAACATCagcaacaaaaaaatataacaatcaCACACATGCACCCCTGAATATCAATTGCCTCTAATATCAATCGCCTCCAAAAACAACACTTTAATCTCAGCATTTGTCAAATTATAAAACCCATTTACATTCTTGAACCtagacatatattttaattcagaatgAGAATATGTCAATCCCGGTTAAAAATCACATCAAGAAAAGATTCAGCATTTCATTTCTCTTATTCCTATTCATGAGAAAcaataaagatatataaatcattaatcATTGAATCCCTACAATTGGCAACCAAAATTAATAGATATAGATTACACGGGAGCAACAACTATAACACCAAGTCAGATTTGACTAACCCATTCGTTTGATTATGATTCTGATCCTTCCGATATAGGTGTGATTCAGATACTTGGAGAAGGTTCAGACTTGAAATGTATGGACTACGGCTTGGTCGGTGTCTCTTCCTGTCTTAATTCTTTATTTACTAGTATCTTAATTGGCATCATTTAATAATAacaaacataaataaattttcaccaAAAAAAACAAACGCAAATatattctgaataataataaattttacttaattaataacaaaatatatttatcggGCCTAGAAAACTATTCCTTACTAACCAAATTCgcaaaaattaatattacaaaatttgtaTAGTGTGCCTTATACGTCTAagatagaacaaaaaaaattctacCTAAATTACAATATAACATCgtaaaatgaatatatttttggGCATATTTATTTGTACATATTAAAATGTTATAATCTTATTTATCTTCAACAATATAGACATATTAATCATGTTTAAATTCAAACTTTTAacgtatatattatatataaaagttaataatttaacataaaaaatatttatattcaagtatatatataaattatatacaaatattcatTACATCATGctattgaatattatttttattaaagacaaatatttataattaagttACTCAAAGCTGTTAAATCATGAAAAACTTATATTTTGGATTCAATTCACctaaaatttaagataaaattctaaattatacgaacatcatataaaaaatatatctttttacaacagttctaacttataaacaagtcataagttcaaattttatttgattgaaaattaaaatttattctttgtaaataaattttttaacaccatctaaaatatatttaaaaattcataattaattaaaaagcacccgtgccttgcacgggctataagctagtatatataccttatatatacacatacaatcTATATATATCATCACAATCATCCAATATATACTACCAAAGCCGCTACAACCATCAAATAACATCAATATATTCGATCATCAAAAATAGTGAATCACCAGATTCTGTCCAGATTCTATTCTCTGTTCTCTTTATTTCACTAATTTCTGAAGTAGTAATCACTAATCTCTAAAGCAGTAATCACTAATTTCtgaagcgaatatcactaaaatatatagcaGCGACCAACGAATTTATTAGCAAATTTGCCGATTAGTGGGGCTGAGTGGAGGGGTGGCAGGGTGGTGGTCGGGATCGTGATAGCTGGTTGGATGATGGGTCATGCAAATGGGGTGCGTAGATAGTGTAAAATAGGAGGttcttagtttgtattttaagaatgatttgtatttgatcactagcctatatatatatatatattattttttaaagtctCAAACATTTTCTGCGGAGAATTCTAATTGCTTTTCTGGAAAACTTAATTTGTTATAATGCAAATTAAATTCATTGTACAGCAACTTTCGCATACATATTTAAATACTTTTTGgtagaaattaaaaatacatttattttccCCTAgtatttcaataatataaataagattgTTCGACACACCTCATCTAACAATTAGTATAACATTTAAGTAGTTTACGCTTGGTTTTTTACTTATAAATAGAATAGATTTAACATTTTGTGCAAGTTTTTACAAAACTTATATCAGAAGTCATCATACAATCATTACAAATTGTAAATAGTGAATTTgattgaaagaaaaaatagatatattaaattttagttttaatgaAAATATCAGAATATACAATTCATCAAATAAAGTGTTTGTagtgaaacaaaaatcaatacTAATCAAGTTACATGAACTCATTCAAATTAAATGATCTTGACGATAAAACTTTAACTAAAAAGAGAATAAAATAACTCTATTGAATGAATTTAATACAAGTTTTAGACCTAATATAATCAAATCCATAATGAATTATAATGATGTGATCATGAACGGCGATAATACCTAACATATAATAAAGAAAATTGATTTGATCTTATAACGAACTAATAAaagaatgtaaatatataaaattggaaatgatatataaatatgcGTTCTTAACTTAGTTTCGGTGTATTTAGTTGTGTGCTGATACAAGACAGATTAAAACATGAATAGTCCTAGAGATGGAGACGAATaattattataagtatttacATAAACACGCCAACAAATCCGAAGTCATGCTAAATaaagattaaataatattttatataaatattcaaaatttctaTTTAAGCACAAATATACTCAATGGGATTTTAATCTCCCCATTTGAGTAAAAAATTCTTTCATTATCTttgcattattttttttgtcaagttttatcactaaaattttactccaaaataaaatagtttcttctatctttattattttaccttttttcataatataatatatcattccATTTTTCACAACCAAACAagacattaataaaaaatattaacttatataattgatatatatatatatatacatacatatatatatatatatatatatatagggtttaCTCCACcagaaactaaattagcctagaaactaaaaactcGTCCCTGACCAATTTTTCATCACTATTCTTACCTACAAAATTCACACATTTGTAtatcagaaatcactaatttatatatgcgAAATctgacaaatataaaaatataaatacacatatatacaacgtatatcatcatcatcttcaatcaTACGACATTGATGAAACTCCCGACATCATTATCAACCCCTTCCATTATTGCCGCCTTCACTTACAACCATGTTTTGCCTATTACCGTCTGTCATCATAACTTGCCACTACTAATGACTATCTATCATCACCACACACCTCATCCCGTCATTTGTTACCATCATAGACCTtctacaactataattgatcatcaataatcgaccaCCAATGTCAAtcataagtaaattttctcaattattaaaaataaaaattgatgaatatactgtataaaatagtgattaacaGCATAGAAACTAGTGATGTATGTGGTTATAAACAGTGATTCAAGGAATGtagtatattttcatatatatatatatatatatatatatatatagggataggatcaaataaaaacttttttaagttacaaacttacaaacttttttttattctcccatcgtgttaatccttagttataatAAGTatacatgttgaaaattcttcaaaaaacatcacaatttttaaaaataacgcatgaataaatcgcgttttcaacacatttataactagggttcaacatcgggtgttgaacactaattatcattgtgttgaatatatctaaaaacatgtttaaactatacctctggggtttgggtagggtctagaaacataaatattagttaaataacatgtttaccttagttcttacatttaaaaattggtttatgtacttctccaccactattttaatcgatgttcaacgaaatatattaaaaaaatgttgaactcaagttatatatgtgttgaacaaaaaaagtttgtaagtttgtaagtttgtaccagaaccctcccctatatatatatatatatatatatgaaaatatactacattgatatataatagatatatattgtttttgaataattagACATGTACGATTTGTTCTAACAAATCTGGGGATGAGTAATAATCGAACATAGGAATGACAACAGATAAGCATAGAGCTATCTCATCATCATGGCCTATTATATAAATCATTAATCCTAATCAATTATAACAAATACCAATATAGTATAAATAGGACATAAACAAGAACTTCACTTCAGCCAAAACACAGCCATGAAGAGAAAACtaggagaaaaaaaaaactaaaattgtAATTTTATCATAGTGACCACCAGGACCAAACTacaagtatataaataaaaaactacTCTTTTCATAGTTTAGGATGATAAAATACCAAGCGTTGAATGCAAATTTAACCTCCAGAATTTGTTGAAATTTGAGAAGAAGTACAAATGTGAGACGGACATTTAAAGAAACTTAAAAACATAAACCAGTCTTTAAAAATAGTAATCAAAGTGCCTGACTTTGAGAACCTTGGCGACAAGTTGAAATCTTGGAGTATCCTTTGCTGTAAAATAAGTGAACTTGAGAACTACCACCCGAAGACTTCCTCCAATTCGAAACTGTGGAGACTCATAAAATTTGGGACGTAAGTCTGTGCATCAAATGTGTCCAAGTCACCGCCCGGGTAAATGTGATGTTGCAGAGTTTGATGTTGAGGATGATAAGTGAACAATTGAAAGCTCTCAGAATACAATAAAACAGTTCCATCTTTGAAAACTTTAAGGATTCGAATCATGTCAGTATGTATATCACCATGTATCAGATGAGTATAGGTGACGAATTCTTTAGTCCAACTGTCTTCCACTCCATAGTCTCTCATCACCCAAATGGCAAGTTCAGAGTAGGGTGTGTTATCACATATGCACAAGCAACCTTTAAGGACTCCCAAGCTCCTAAAAGCATTCTCACTTCCCCAGGGAGCAGCTGCCATTGGCTGATATATTTCTCTGTCCAAGTCAAaagtacatataattttatcctCATCAGCTAACCAATGGAGGTTCCCACTAACATAGATACCAATATCACATCCACTTATGTGAAAGGGGATATGCCCTAGATCTCTCCATGTGGCTGTTCCAAGCGTGTAAACCTCGCTCCCAAGCTTATATGAGCCTTCCGTTGATGGACAACTATTCTCAGTTGATAGACAACGATCCAGATAAAAACGTACAACCTTGTACTGGTTGTTTGTTTCAGCAAATCCAAAGCCATAATGCATGCTTAAATATGACTTTTTGGTGTCAGGATTTTCAAGGTATATGTACTCTTGTGTAATTGGATTGCATATATAAACCGACTCTTCATAATTATCCTCTATGCAAATTAACCCATTAACTGAACCACTTAAACACATCACTTCACATTCAAAGTTAAGTCCTAGGTCAAATCGCATCAGAGGGTCAGGGTGAATATCATGTTGTTCACTTTCGTCTTCTAGTTCAATCAGAGTAAGGATAGCATATTCGTCGTCCCTGCTGCCTTGATGAATTATAAACTCTTCAGATGATCTCGAGAGATGTAGGTTAGCAAAATACGATTCTGAGAGTATGTTGCGCCACTTTTTGCATACAGATTTGCAATAGACTATTGTCCTAGCTGGAGTTCTTGATACAATTTCAGCCAGCAACTCTGCCGGCAAATCCATAGCGGGGAACTTTCCACTGCACACCTTGCACCAAAAAACAATGCAATGTTTTTTGTTGAACAGAGATacccttgactaatttttttcagttcccaaacaaaacaaagaatCATTTTACATATGCACATCTGTTTCAATATAGTTTTGCACATTCTGTCAATTCTTATATCATGATATTATTACTTGAAAAAATCATGGCCATGCTTACAATTATTAacaataaacaaacaaaattctCCTAACATAAATTTTACTATAGATTCGATAGCTAAACATGGTTTCAAATCTATTTTGACTAAGCTTCAATCAGCAGAATCCTAGtatactcaaaaaaaaaaaattatcttgaCTCTAATTTGAAGTGTAAAGTGCTAATGGTGGCTAAACTTCGCCTGTTGTGGCATTTGACTGGCCCAATTTTCTATATCACAATATGGAGGCCATATGTTAATTTGGTCTCTCAAAAAGATAGTTGGTCATCAAAAAATGGAAATCAGACTAGTTTGTAATTCATTAACATGCTAATCAGTAATTCATTGTTCATCTAGTTCAGAATACATCTTATCTATTTTCAATTTTCTCCTAGAGAAGTGCAACCCTGTTTAATCTAATACACACAAAATTTGGGGTGAGGGGTGTATTAACACTAACAGAATATTAACACATTAATAAGCTAATTGAGCTCCTTAAAAGTTAGATGCTAACAATTTATGGCCACTAATTTGTTACTTGGCAATCGGTTGACATATTATTATTCCAAATCGGAAAATCTAATAGCAAGATCTAATacaattacgaattatataaaGAAATTACCTTGAGCAAGTGCTTGGAGGAGAAAGTTGTGGCAAgataaattagggttttgagaccGTCGGAACTCGTAAGAACAAGCTTTGGATCGAATTGAGACTAGAATTTCGAGCACAGTTATCACTTGGAAGCATAGGCGGTGGAGGTGGAACTGTTTATTATAGGGGTTATGTATTACGatatatttttcctttttttaataaagagtAGGAGATCAAAGtgagtaatattttttatacaagtAAACTACACCATGCGCCGAGCATGCCTATAATATTTTTGCCCCAACtttaaattagtaattattataaattagaaaggtaaaattaaaaattacaaaatcataTCGAGTAGAGGTCTCATACCATTTATAACATCCTAAGCCCACAACTAAATATATATGGGGCACAACAATCCACCACAGGTTGGTTCAAAAGTGCTAGCAATGGctatacattagttatttgtttgtgcttataaaggctcaaatattctttatctaACCGATGTTACATAACATATTCACAACTGAGgagcatataattttatattttaaatggagGTCTCTTACTTCGAGTTATACCTTGTTGGTAATTCGGTCATTTTCTAAACTTTCTATGCCATCCATTGTGGTAGATCGGTAATCATAAAAAGATGCTGAGTACCAATGATATATAACTTTCACTGTGACATTATTCTTTCTATCATGTGCTCACCTACTTCATAAATAACTCAAGACTTTTGTAATCAATATAGCCTAATAGTAGGATTCACGTCATTAATGACACATTCAACTTAAATAAAGCAAATTCTTaatcttctttcttcttatGCAAAATAAGATGACATATTATTGATATATACGAGTCCGTAACATGCAAGGATAATTAGtaaacataattaatattttccaTTGAATAATCCAATGAATTCTGgggttcaaaatatatataaaaaaaataacttattcagaagaaaaaatagCATCCATCGAGCCAACAATTTTCCTAATAAAGTGTCAGTGATAAAGAATATAACAGCGTTGCTATTTtagattatgattttatatattttattattacttttcgagaaatattaaaatttcagtaaTTATTCCCTCATTAGCAGATCTATGTTGTTGAAGTAGTGCAAGTCAGCcttataatcaaaacaaaattcaTCAGGTATAGTTTATCTAAATCTTTTATAGCATTCAataatgcatcatttttaatttaatttattttactatGATTTAATTTTTGGAAAATCTTGATAAACGATACAACTACCAAGAACTAAAATGCCTTTGAATGCAAAATATTCCCTTTCTATacctaaataaattttcaatgcTTAAGAAATTTATcattagaaattaaaataatattatacacACGCATATTTTTAAACACAACTCTTCTAAGAAAGTTCTGTATACAACTTTTCCAACTAATCTTCAAGAAGTTTCAAAAAACTAAATTATCCCAATAAATTGGTCCTCACTCTTGATTAAGAATCTCCTCAAATCCTCAAGTGCACAAATTTGAGTTTGATTAGAAAAGATAGAAGTCTATCATATCATATGATTATGAATTGCAAAAATGCTAAGAACATAATGGAAACattattctaaaaataacacaagCAAATAAAGGAGTATAGAGGCCAGAGGGAGATGTCATACTCTCTTATGCATGCCTGCATTCTCAGGCGCTCCATATGTCTCGAAACTGCTGCTGACATTGTCTTGGGTCCTCTAAATCTCTCTCTTTAGCAACATCTGAATCGAATGGTGCTTCATTTGACCTATTTTCTTTTCTGGTGTATAACATCTGAATCTTTGGTTCTGAACTGCACAGATTTTATAACTGCAAATGAATGTTGCAACCCTGTTAGATACAAGAAAAACTATGCATCAACTCGTTCACTTCCACTTTTCttttaacaaattaaattaatatataacatatgacTAATGagagattaaaataaaaacc
Coding sequences:
- the LOC108222785 gene encoding F-box protein At3g07870 isoform X4; the encoded protein is MDLPAELLAEIVSRTPARTIVYCKSVCKKWRNILSESYFANLHLSRSSEEFIIHQGSRDDEYAILTLIELEDESEQHDIHPDPLMRFDLGLNFECEVMCLSGSVNGLICIEDNYEESVYICNPITQEYIYLENPDTKKSYLSMHYGFGFAETNNQYKVVRFYLDRCLSTENSCPSTEGSYKLGSEVYTLGTATWRDLGHIPFHISGCDIGIYVSGNLHWLADEDKIICTFDLDREIYQPMAAAPWGSENAFRSLGVLKGCLCICDNTPYSELAIWVMRDYGVEDSWTKEFVTYTHLIHGDIHTDMIRILKVFKDGTVLLYSESFQLFTYHPQHQTLQHHIYPGGDLDTFDAQTYVPNFMSLHSFELEEVFGW
- the LOC108222785 gene encoding F-box protein At3g07870 isoform X1 yields the protein MSAAVSRHMERLRMQACIRDGKFPAMDLPAELLAEIVSRTPARTIVYCKSVCKKWRNILSESYFANLHLSRSSEEFIIHQGSRDDEYAILTLIELEDESEQHDIHPDPLMRFDLGLNFECEVMCLSGSVNGLICIEDNYEESVYICNPITQEYIYLENPDTKKSYLSMHYGFGFAETNNQYKVVRFYLDRCLSTENSCPSTEGSYKLGSEVYTLGTATWRDLGHIPFHISGCDIGIYVSGNLHWLADEDKIICTFDLDREIYQPMAAAPWGSENAFRSLGVLKGCLCICDNTPYSELAIWVMRDYGVEDSWTKEFVTYTHLIHGDIHTDMIRILKVFKDGTVLLYSESFQLFTYHPQHQTLQHHIYPGGDLDTFDAQTYVPNFMSLHSFELEEVFGW
- the LOC108222785 gene encoding F-box protein At3g07870 isoform X3; protein product: MHKRVCSGKFPAMDLPAELLAEIVSRTPARTIVYCKSVCKKWRNILSESYFANLHLSRSSEEFIIHQGSRDDEYAILTLIELEDESEQHDIHPDPLMRFDLGLNFECEVMCLSGSVNGLICIEDNYEESVYICNPITQEYIYLENPDTKKSYLSMHYGFGFAETNNQYKVVRFYLDRCLSTENSCPSTEGSYKLGSEVYTLGTATWRDLGHIPFHISGCDIGIYVSGNLHWLADEDKIICTFDLDREIYQPMAAAPWGSENAFRSLGVLKGCLCICDNTPYSELAIWVMRDYGVEDSWTKEFVTYTHLIHGDIHTDMIRILKVFKDGTVLLYSESFQLFTYHPQHQTLQHHIYPGGDLDTFDAQTYVPNFMSLHSFELEEVFGW